The genomic stretch AGCTTCGGGCCTTCGCGGCGCTGCCCGTGCTGGCGGAGTTGGTGGCGGACCTGGGGCAGGCGGGCTGGCTCGTGCGCCATGAGGCGCCCGTGGAGGTGCCCGCGCCCGGCGCGCTCTTCGTGGGGCACAACACGGTGCTGGTCGCGGGCCGTGAGGGACGCGTGCTGGTGGACCCGTACTTCCGGCCCGAGGGCGCGGTGGACGCGCCGGGCTATCCGCCGATGCAGCCCCGTGACGTGGGGCGGGTGGACGCGGTGGTCATCACCCATTCACATGGGGACCACTTCCACCTGGGCTCGTTGCTGCAGTTGCCTCGCGACACGCGCATCTTCGTGCCGGCGGTGGCGCGTGAGAGCCTGTTCTCCACGGACTGTGCCCTGCGGCTGGCGCAGCTGGGCTTCACGCGGGTGGAGCCCCTGCGCTGGGGCGAGTCCCGGCTGGTCGGCGACGTCACCGTGAGCGCGCTGCCGTTCTACGGCGAGCAGCCCACGGATGGCGAAGGCCCGTACCCGGACCTCTTCAACGAGGGCAACGCGTGGCTGGTGCGGGCGCCCGATTTCTCCGCGGCGTTCTTCGCGGACTCGGGGCACGACGTGCGCGGGGACATGGCGGCGGTGTGCAGGCGAGTGCGCCGCGAGGCCCCGGTGAATGTGCTCTTCTGCGGCGTCCGAGGCTTCCGGCTGGCGCCCATCTTCTTCGGCTTCACCACGCTGGAGGCGTTCCTGGTCAACGTCCCTCGCGCGATGCTGAGGGCGCCGCAGCGGCTCATGGCCGGGCCGGAGGAGGCGCTGCGTTATGGCGCCTTGCTGGGCGCGCGCTACGTGGTGCCCTGTGCGGATGGTGGGGCGCCCTGGTACTGGCGTGAGGGCATGGGACCTCGCTACGCGGGCTATCCCGGCGAGCCCGTGAGCGGCGCCAGCCACCTGGATGAGAACCCGGACGCGGACCCCTACCCGGAGCGGCTCGCCGAGGTCCGGCGGACGATGAAGGACGGTCCCAAGCCCCTGGTGCTGCGGCCGGGAGAGTCGCTGCGCTGGAAGGGGGCGCGGACGCCGGAGGTGGTGCGCCACCCCGGCTTCGTGTGGCCTTTCGGCGACGCGGCGTGACGTATCCGCCGCGCTCGGGACTCAGCGCGCGGCGAGCCGGGCCCTGCCGCGCACGAGCTGCACCACGTACACCCCGGCGACCACCACGAGGCACACGGTGGCCAGCGTGAGGTACCTGCCGATGAGCTGGTGCTCGCCCCAGTTGTGGGGCATCCCCACGAGCTTGCTGGCGTCGCTCAGGCCCACGCCTTCCGTCTTGCCGAAGGGAATGGCGTTGAAGTCCTTCTTCGACTTCCACCACGTGAGGAAGCCATCCACGAGCGACAGCGCGCCGAGCCCCAGGAAGCCCCAGCGCAGGGCCTGCTTGTGGAGGTAGCTGCCCGCCGGGGCATAGATGGTCAACATCATCACCGTGCCCAGCACCATCATCCCGCCATCGCCGTTGAAGGTGATGAGCATGTCCACCGTTTGCGGCGACAGCAGCAGCGTGCCCACGGCTTGGAGCGCCAGCAGGCTCGCGCCGCAGGCCACCCACAGCCACTGACGGCGCTTCCACCCCCACCACGCCCACGCGCCCAGCACCGCGGAGAGCATCAGCGCGAGGACGTAGGAGCGGCCGAAGATGGCCGTCTTCCACAGCGTGGGGAACGCGGACCGGCCGCAGAACCAGGCCGTCATGGCGTGGCCCAGCTCATGGAACGGCATGGTGATGAGCCGGGCCGCGAAGGCGCTGAAGTTGCCGTTCAGCGCCACGTAGGACACCAGGAGTGCCACGGGGATGGCCCAGGTGCGCAGGCGGTGCTCGAACGCGGCCTCCTCGGCATCGCCGTCCCAGGCGGGCGTCTCCAGTGGCAGCACGTCCGGGCGCAGGTCGGGCGTCGCCAGCCATGCGGGGTCGACGAGCGGCGGCGGTTCCTCGGGCACCCCGGGCGCCACCGTGGAGGCTTCCTCGCGCTGCCGTGCCGCCCGGGCCTCCGCCTTGGCGTAGATGATGCCGCAGCGGGGGCACTCCGGCCCGGCGGCGCGGGGGGACCGGCAGCGGGGGCATGCCTGGGGGGACGAGGCTTCCACGTCAGGCCCACTCTAGGGGGCCGCCGCGTCCGGCGAAAATCGGGGGTGGTACGGAGCGGGGTGGGCTTGACGGCCACGCCAGACTCACCCAAGAGCGCACCATGCCACCGCTGGACACGAAGACACGGGGAAGGACGTCGCGCGGACGCCTGCGCGCGCTGGACGCGTACCTGTGCCGCTTCGAGCGTCTGTTGCTCGAACGCCGTGACGGGCCCTGGGCCCACGCCGTCTTCGTCGACGTGGGCTTCGGCGAGCACCCGTGGACGACGCTGGAGAGCGCCCAGGCCTTTCGCGCGCTCAACCCGGAGCTCGCCGTGGTGGGCGTGGAACTGGACGCGGAGCGCGCGCGGGCGGCACAGGTGGACGCGGATGCCCGCACGTCCTTCCGCGAGGGCGGCTTCGCGCTGCCCCTTCGGCCCGACGAGCCCGCCCGGCTGGTGCGTGCCATGAACCTGCTCCGTCAGGGCCCCCTCGAGCGCGTCCCCGAGGTGCACCGCACCCTGGCCCGCTACCTGCTGCCGTCGGGCCTGCTGGTGGAGGGCAGCGCGGACGCGACGGGCGCGGTGATGTCCGCGCACCTGCTGCGCCGCGGCGTCGGGGATGGCGAGGAGCTGCCGCTGCGCGAAGCGCTCCTGTTCCACACCGACTTCAGCCTCGGCTTCGCGCCCATGCTCTTCCGGGACTGGCTGCCCCGGGACTTGCGCCGCCGGGTACGTCCGGGTGAGCCCATCCATGACTTCTTCTCCGCATGGAGCGCCGCCTGGCAGCAGGCGCGGACCATGGGCCATACGCACCCACCCGATGCGTTTCGTGAAGCCGCACTGGGGCTCTCCGCACGAATGGAGGGAGTGGAGACCGACCCGTGGCTCTTGTCCCAGGGCTACGTTGTTTGGAGGTCCAAGGGGGGTGTCTGTTTTTGACGACAGTGGGCTGCGTCTTTCTCAGAGAAGGAGAGGGCGCAGCCGAGGGAAGCCAAGTGGGGTGGCGTGCGGTTATCCTTCGCGCGACCAGGACTTGAAACGGCACCTCCTCTCCTTCGCGTGAGGCGTGCCGGGAACGCAGCGGGAGAACGACACCGTCATGTTGGAGCAGGCACCCCAGGTTCGAATGGAGGGCCGGCCGTCCGTGCTGCTCTTCTCCGCGGGCTTCTACGGCACGCTCGCGGCCGCGCGTTGCTTCGGACGCAATGGCATTGACGTCACGGTGGCGGACCCCGGCAAGCTGGGGCCCGCGAGCTGGTCTCGCTTCGTGGGCCGCCGCGTGCAGTGTCCTCCGGAGTCCCAGGCCGAGGCCTTCGTCGAGTGGCTGATGGACCTGGGCCGCCGCGAGCCGATGCGGCACGTGCTCTATCCGACGAGCGATGAGCTGGCGTGGCTGGTGTCTGTCCACCGCGAGGCGCTGTCGGAGTATTTCCACCTCTACGACCCGGGCGTCGACGCCGTCTACGGCCTGCTCAACAAGCGCAAGCTCTTCGAGGCGGGCCAGGCGGTGGGCCTGAAGCTGCCGCGCACCTGGTTCCCCGAATCGGAAGCGGACCTGGACGTGGTGTCCCGCGAGGCGCGCTTCCCGGTCCTCATCAAGCCCACCACGCAGATTCTCTACTCCACCCACCGCAAGGGGCAGCCGGTGCAGGCGCCCGAGCAGCTCGCGGAGGAGTACCGCGCCTTCTCTCGGGACGGGTACGCGCCCATGCTGGTGCGCTTCGACCCCGCGGTGTCGCGCCCCATGGTGCAGGAGTTCCACCCGGAGGCGGCGGAGGGCATCTACAGCCTCTCCGGCTTCGTGGACGAGACGGGCGAGCTGTTCGAGGTGCGCGGCGCCATGAAGGTGCTCCAGCGTCCGCGGCGGCTGGGCGTGGGCGTGTGCTTTGAATCCGCTCCGGTGCGCGAGGAGCTGGCCGCGGGGCTCCAGCGTCTGTGCAAGCGCCTGGGCTACCACGGCGTCTTCGAGGTGGAGTTCATCCAGACGAAGGACGACTTCCTCCTCATCGACTTCAACCCCCGCTACTACGGGCAGATGGGCTTCGACATCGCCCGGGGCCTGCCGCTGCCGCTGCTGGCCTACCACGCCGCGCTGGGGGACCGGGACGCCCTGCGCCGCGAGCTGCGGGCCGCGCGTGACTGGCGCGGCAACGGCGAGGTGTTCTGCAACCGCATCGCGCTGGAGATGCTGCTCAACCTCCAGCGGCTGTCCGGCGCGTTGCCGGAGGACGAGGCCCGCCAGTGGCGGAGCTGGCTGGCGTCACACCGGGACGTGGCGGTGGACCCGCTCATCGACTCGGATGACCTGATGCCCACCGCGGTGGAGGTGGCGCAGATTCTCTACGGCTCCGCGCGCCACCCCCGGGCCTTCATCCGGATGATGGTGCTCAACCGGTGAGCGCGGCGCGGCTGTCCAGCGCGTCGAACGTCACCAGGTCATCGAACGTCTCCGCGCGCCGCAGCAGCCGCTCCTTCCCGTCCTCCAGCGCGATGATGGCCGGCTGGGGATAGGAGAAGGACGTGGCGAAGGGCACGAAGTAGGCGCCCGCGTCCATGATGGCCAGCGTGTCTCCCACGCGCAGGTCGGGCAGCCGCTTCGCGTGGTAGAGCGTGTCGCCCGGCGTGCAGATGGGGCCCACCACCGTATAGATTTTGTCGGCCGGCGCGTCCGGCCGGTTCACGTGGAAGAGCTGGTGGTACTCGTTGCGCACGCACTCGGCATGGTTGATGCCAGCGTCGAGCACCGCCCACGTCCTGTCTTCCCCCGCCTTGAGCGCGTGCACGCGGCCCAGCAGCAGCTGCGTGTCGCCCGTCATGGCGCGGCCCGGCTCCAGGAAGATGCGGGGACGCTGGCGGCCGCGCCGCGCGTAGTGCGTCTCCACCATCTCCACCGCCAGCGCCACGTAGCGGTCGATGGACAACGACGCCGCCGGGTCGGGCGCGGGCACGTCGCGGAAGAACGTGAGGTTGAGGCGCCAGTCGCGCTCGGCGATGTGCTCGACGGTGGGCGTGTTGAGGCTGCCGCCCAAATCGAGCACCTCCAAATCCAACCCCAGCTCCTGGTGCAGCGTGTCCGTGAAGTCGAGCACCGACTCCACGAAGGCCGTGAAGTCGCCCTCCGTGCGGAGTGTCTCCCCACGGTGCGCGTGCAGGCCCACCACGTCCAGGTGCTTCGACGCGCGCGCCTGCTGGTAGGCCCGCAGCGCGGCGCCTCCCGCGATGGGCGTGCCGAACTGCGCGGACCAGCCGCTGTTCGTCGTCACTCGCACGGCGACGCGCGGGCGGCGGTCCAGCTCCGCGGCCAGGCGGGCGAAGACGGCAATCTCCTCCGCGTGGTTGGCGGCCAGCAGCTGGATGCCCCGGGAGATGGCCTCGCGCACGGAGGCCTCCGACTTCACCGGGCCGTTGTAGACGATGCGCTCCGGGGGCACGCCCAGCTTCAGCGCCAGCCACATCTCGTAGGCGGAGATGACCTCCGCGCCCACGCCCAGGCCGTGCAGGAAGGACAGCACGCCGGGCACCGGGTTCGTCTTGTACGAGTAATAGACTTCACAGCCGCCCGTGCGCCCCGGCGGCACCGCCAGGAAGCGCTCCGCGTTGCGGCGCAGCGCCGCCATGTGCACCACGTGCAGCGGCGAGCCCCAGCGCTCCACCAGCTGCGCCAGCGGGACGCCCTCCAGGCTCAGGCCCTGGCCGGGCACGTCCCGCAGGCCCCAGTGCGAGGCGGGAATGTGGTTGCGTGCGGGGGCCATGGCCCGCTGGAGCACCGGGCGCAGCGTCTGCTTCACCTGGCGCCTGGCCGTCCCGAGAAGCCGGCTCTTGAGGCTCATGACACGCGGCCCTGGTTGCGCAGGCGCAGCGGCAGACGGCGGGCGACCTCGAAGGGCAGCACCCGCAGGGCGGCCTGCATGAGGCGGTACTCCAGCATGCCGTTCGTCTTGCGGTACTTGCCGTGAATCATCTCGTTGGACTGCACCACCAGCGTGCCGTCCTTGCCCAGGTTGTGCATCAGTGAAGGCCGGCCGGTGCGGTAGTGCAGGATGGGCCGGTTGACGTACACGTGGCCGAACGCGCGGATGCCGCGCAGGTAGAAGTCCACGTCCTCGTAGACGGGGATGCTGGCGTCGAAGCCGCCCAGCGGGGCGAAGTGCTCGCGGCGCACCATGCACGCGGAGTTCACATACAGCGTGCCGCGGAAGAGGATGTGGGCCACCGTCCACGCGCTGTTGGGAGTGCTGGCGCCCACCTGGGCCGCCCACTCGAAGTAGGTGCTCTTGTCCTTGAGCCAGTCCGCGTCGTCGCCGAAGGGCACCACCCAGCCCACCGCCACGCCCGCGTCCGGCCGCGCGTCCAGCGCGCTCACCATGGCGTGAAGCGCGCCCTCGGCGAGCATGTCGTCGTCATCCAGGAAGTGCAGGTATCGGCCGCGGGCCAGCGTGGCGCCGTGGTTGCGCACCACGGCTGGGCGGCCCTTCGACGGCGGGTCATTCACCAGGTAGCGGACCCGTTCGTCCTTCAGTCCTTCCACCGCCTCGCGTGCCGTGCCCTCGGGCGTGTCGTCCAGGACGAGGACCTCGACGTTCACCCCTTCCTGGCGGAGGACCGAGCGGATGGCCTCCACCACTTCCTTCTCCCGCTTGTGGGTGGGCATCACCACCGAGACGTCAATGACGGACATAGCGGACTTATACGCGTTGGCGGCCACGCCTGAGAAGCCGCCCGCCCGCGCGCCACCCCGTCACATCAGTAGCTCGCGAACTCCAGGTCGAAATCCACTCCAAGCGCCTCTTCCGGGTCGCACTCGACCTGTGCCCGGACCGCCGCAAGTAGGACAGGAATGTCCGAATTCTGGCGATTCCCACTCGGACGGGAGGGGGGTGTGGTGCTCACGACCACCCAGTCATGGCTGCCAGTGGCCGCACGGACCTGCCTGTCCGCTCGACCGGAATCCCAGTGCGACAGGCGGTTCAGCGAGGGCTGCGTGCGGTGGCGGGCCATGGTCATCCTCCTGCCTCGACTCCGCGAGGCTGGCCGTTGGTTGTGCAGACGTCATGCCAGCCCGCCAGCTGGGCAGACGGGTGTGCCGCGGACGACGCGTTTCCCTCTGAGAAGCGGGTGTCTGCCCGGAAGCGGAGGCTTCGAGACACCGGGTCAGACTTGACGCCGGACAGCGGGCACGACAGGAACAGGCCACACATGGCGTTCCTCCTGGCACACGAAGTCGAGCCGCCCCGGGCCTGCAGCTACCTGCCGGAGCGGCAGGCCTCGCTCGAAAACCTCGTGCTGGAGGACGTCACGCCGGAGGAGTACGAGCACCTGCTGGTGAGAGGCTGGCGCCGCTTCGGGTTGGTGTACTTCCGGCCCGCCTGCGTGGACTGCCATGCCTGCGTGTCATTGCGCATCCCCGTGGAGGGCTTCCAGCCCAACCGCAGCCAGCGCCGGGCGCGTGCCGCGTGCGCGCATCTGCGCGTGGAGGTGGGGCCGCCGCGTGTGGATGACGCGCGCCTGGCGCTGTATCGCCAGTGGCATTCGGAGCGCGAGGCCGCGCGCGAGTGGGCGCCGTCACCCATCACCGTGCGCGAGTACTCGCTCCAGTTCTCCTACCCGCACCCGTCCGCGCGCGAGGTGGCGTGGTACGACGACGGCGCGGAGGGCGGATCCAGGCTGGTGGGCGTGGGCATCTGCGACGAGACGCCGCGCGCCTGGAGCGCCGTGTATTTCTTCTACGACCCCGCATATGCGCACCTGTCGCTGGGCACGGCCAACGTGCTGCACCAGGTGGCACTGGCGAAGGCGCGGGGCATCCCCCACGTCTACCTGGGCTACCGCGTGCTGGCCTGCGCGTCCCTGCGCTACAAGGGCGCCTTCCGTCCGCACGAGCTGCTGGAGGAGCGGCCCGCGCTGGACGCGGCGCCTCACTGGGTGGCACCGCCCGAGGAGGCTTGAGGCAGGGCCTGGAGCGCCGCGCCGAAGTGCTGGAGCAGCCGGCGCGCGTATTCCTCCGGCGCCACACGCGCGTACTGGCCATGGCCCGCGCCCTCGACGACCCAGAGTGACTTGGGTTCGCACGCGGCCTGGAAGAGGCTGGCCTGGAGCTTCGCGGGCGCGTCCGGGTCCACGTCGCCGTTGATCAGCAGCAGCGGCCGGCCGCCCAGCCGGCACATCCCGTCAATGGGGCGCACCGCGTCCACCGTCACGCCCGCGCGGCGCAGGGTCCACAGCACCGGCTCCGCGCTCAGCGCACCCCAGCGGCCATAGCCGGCGTAGATGTCCGCCTCCAGCGCGGGATAGGCCCCCGCGGCGGCCACCGCCTTCACCCGCGCGTCCTCGCTGGCGACCAGGAGCGACGTGGTGCCACCCATGGAGAAGCCGAAGAGGCCCAACCGTCCCGGGTCCACGTCCGGGCGCCGTGAGATGAAATCCAGCGCGGCCGTCACGTCGCGCCGCTCCCGGTCTCCCCACGTCACCGTGTCGCCGCCGCTCTCGCCGTGCGCGCGCAAATCAAAGAGCAACACTCCGTAGCCCGCGCCCGCGAGCGTCCGGGCCTCGAAGAGCAGCTGCGCGCGGTTGTCCGCGAAACCGTGCACCAGCACCACCGCGGCGCGGTTGCGTGAAGGCACGTACCAGCCCTTGAGCGGCACCCCGTCGGACGTGGTGAAGGCCACGTCCTCCAGCGGCGACAACACCGGCTCCGCCGGGGGACGTGTCACCGGAATGGGCCGCGGATGCAGCAAGCCCTGGCCGATGCGATGACCGTTGACCCCGAGGTATCCCGCCGCGGCGAGCAACACGCAGAGGGGCGCCAACGCCATGAGACAGCGGAATTGAGTACGTGTTTTCACGGATATCTTGGATTGGCTTGGAATAAAGCGAACCCTAGCTGAGCCGTGGGGGTGGCGGAGCGAATGCAAGTTGGTTACACCGCGGGTGGGTCAGGTTGGAGCCGGGGGGAGTCCTGTCACTCCGAAGGTCCTGGACCGCGGTGTCTCGAAGCACGCGAGAGTGCGGGTGATGCTCGTAACGACACAGGGCGAGGCGCCTCCAGTAGCCGCTCGGAAGCGGGTGCTGTTCACGCTGGTGTTCCTGGGCTCGGGCGGCATCGAACGGTCCGTGTGCAACGTGCTGACGGGGCTGGACCCCAGCCGGTTCGACACGAAGATGTTCTTCCACCACCGGCCCCATCCGAAGAGCCAGAGCGACCGGATTCCGCAGCGCACCGAGGTGGTGTGGGGCACCGACGCCTTCGAGTACCGGCGGGGCATGTTGCCGCGCTTCTTCTGGCGGCTGGTGCGCGAGTCGCGCGACGTGGACGTCATCGTCGCGGGGCAGGAGGGCCGGGCGGCGCTGCTGGCGTGCCTGGCGGGGCGGCTGCTGCGCAAGCCCGTGGTGGGCATGATTCACTTCGACTGGGGCGCCTTCCACCTGGAGCAGCCCCGGCGGCAGCTCTGGGGCCTGCGGTGGCTCTACCCGCGCATGAGCCGCATCGTCGCGTGCGGCCACGATTCAGCGAAGGCCTTCCAGGACCTGGTGCCGGTGCGGCCCGAGCAGCTCCACGTCATCCCCAACTTCGTGGACGGCGACCGGGTGCGCGCCGCCGGTGCGCAGCCGCTGCCGGCCTGGGCGGAGCCCATCTTCCGCAAGCCCGTGGTCATCGCCGTGGGCCGGCTGGAGCACCAGAAGGCCTTCGACGTGCTCATCCGGAGCCACGCGCTGATGCGCCAGGCCGGGGTGGACCAGCACCTGCTCATCCTGGGGGAAGGCTCGCTGGAGGCGGAGCTGAAGGCGCTGGTGAAGTCCCTGGGCGTGGAGGACTCCGTCTTCCTGCCGGGCTTCGCGCCCAACCCACATGCGCTGATGCGGCGGGCGGCGGCCTTCGCCCTGTCCTCGCGCTTCGAGGGGCTGCCCATGGTGCTGCTGGAGGCGCTGGCCCTGGGCTGCCCCGTGGTCAGTACCGACTGTCCCTCCGGTCCCGCGGAGGTGCTGGAGCACGGCAAGCACGGCGTCCTGGTTCCCATGGAGCAGCCCCAGGCGCTGGCGGACGCCCTGGCGCGAATCGTCCAGGACGACGTGCACCGGGCCGACCTGTCCGCCCGGGCCCGGCGCCGCTCCGAGGAGCTGTCCGCCGACCGCGCCCTCAAGGCCTGGGAGTCCCTGCTCTCGTCGCTCTGACAGAGGGGGAGGGGCCCGGTCCCCCGCCTTCCGGACGGAGGGATGAAATGTGCCCCCGCTGGGGGTTCCCCTGCACGGCTTCGGGGCGTCCACCTTCGTCCCGGAGGCCCGGCCGGGCGGCACATGAGGTAGGAATCCCTTGCCGGCCCCCGGCTGCTTCACGAGGATTCGCCCCCATCATGACGACGACGAACGAAACGCAGGGCCTGAACTTCCTCCAGGAAATCATCGAGGAAGACCAGCGGACGGGAAAGCACGCGGGCCGCGTGCACACCCGCTTCCCGCCCGAGCCCAACGGCTACCTCCACATCGGCCACGCCAAGTCCATCTGCCTCAACTTCGGGCTGGCGCAGCAATACGGAGGCACGTGCAACCTGCGCTTCGACGACACCAACCCCGTCACCGAGGACACCGACTACGTCGAGGCCATCCAGCGTGACGTGAAGTGGCTGGGGTTCGAGTGGGAGGACCGGAAGTTCTTCGCGTCCGACTACTTCCCGAAGCTCTACGACTTCGCCGTGCAGCTCATCAAGCAGGGCAAGGCGTACGTGTGCAGCCTGTCCCCGGAGGAGATTCGCGAGTACCGCGGCGACTTCACCACGCCGGGGCGCAACAGCCCGTACCGCGAGCGCTCCGTGGAGGAGAACCTGGACCTGTTCCACCGCATGCGCGCGGGCGAGTTCTCCGACGGCCAGCACACCCTGCGGGCGAAGATCGACATGGCGTCGCCCAACCCCGTGCTGCGCGACCCGCCCATCTACCGCATCCGTCACGCGCACCATCACCGCACCGGCGATGCGTGGCCCATCTACCCGCTCTACGACTTCGCGCACTGCCTGTCGGACGCCATCGAGGGCATCACCCACTCCATCTGCACGCTGGAGTTCGAGAACCGGCGCGTGCTGTACGACTGGATTGTCGGCAACCTCATCAGCGGGGACCGGCCGTACCAGTACGAGTTCAACCGGCTGAACCTCAACTACACGGTGATGAGCAAGCGCAAGCTGCTCAAGCTGGTGACGGAGGGTTTCGTGACCGGGTGGGATGACCCCCGGATGATGACGATTACCGGCCTGCGCCGCCGTGGCTTCACGCCGGCGTCCATCCGGGACTTCGCCACGCGCGTGGGCGTGGGCAAGGCGCAGCAGCTCATCGACATGAGCCTGCTGGAGCTGTGCATCCGCGAGGACCTCAACGAGACGGCCCCGCGCGCCATGGCGGTGATGCGCCCGCTGAAGGTGGTGCTGGAGAACTACCCGGAGGGGCAGACGGAGCTGCTGGAGGTGCAGAACCATCCGCAGAAGCCGGAGATGGGGACGCGCCAGGTGCCCTTCATGCGCGAGCTGTACATCGAGGCGGACGACTTCATGGAGGACCCGCCGAAGGGGTTCTTCCGGCTGGCGCCCGGCAAGGAGGTGCGGCTGCGCTCGGCGTACTTCATCAAGTGCGAGCAGGTCATCAAGGACGCCGCGGGCAACGTGGTGGAGCTGCGCTGCTCGTATGACCCGGCCACGCGCGGCGGCAACGCGCCGGACGGCCGCAAGGTGAAGGGCACGCTGCACTGGGTGCCCGGCAACGCGCCCGTCGCGGAGGTCCGCCTCTATGACCGGCTCTTCTCCGTGGAGGCGCCGGACACGGACGAGTCCAAGGACTTCACCACGTTCCTCAACCCGGCCAGCCTCCAGACGCTGCGCGACGCCCGCGTCGAGCCGATGCTGGCGGATGCCGCCGTGGAGTCGCGCTACCAGTTCGAGCGCACCGGGTACTTCTACGTGGACCCGAAGGACTCGAAGCCGGGCAAGCCCGTCTTCAACCGCACGGTGACGCTGAAGGACTCGTGGACGAAGGAGCAGGCCAAGGGGAAGTAGTCTCTGGCGTGCTTCCGGGTGCCGCCCACGCTGGCGGCACCTGGCACGGTGCTTTCTTCGGAAGGCTCGCGGCCTACCGCGTCGCGGCGGGCTGCTCGAGCTCCTTGAGCATCTTCACCGCGTTCTCGTTCTTGGGGTCCAGCTCCAGGGACTTGCGGTAGTTGGCGATGGCCTGTTCCTTGTCGCCGTGGGCGGCGTAGGCCTCGCCGAGG from Myxococcus xanthus encodes the following:
- a CDS encoding glutamine--tRNA ligase/YqeY domain fusion protein, giving the protein MTTTNETQGLNFLQEIIEEDQRTGKHAGRVHTRFPPEPNGYLHIGHAKSICLNFGLAQQYGGTCNLRFDDTNPVTEDTDYVEAIQRDVKWLGFEWEDRKFFASDYFPKLYDFAVQLIKQGKAYVCSLSPEEIREYRGDFTTPGRNSPYRERSVEENLDLFHRMRAGEFSDGQHTLRAKIDMASPNPVLRDPPIYRIRHAHHHRTGDAWPIYPLYDFAHCLSDAIEGITHSICTLEFENRRVLYDWIVGNLISGDRPYQYEFNRLNLNYTVMSKRKLLKLVTEGFVTGWDDPRMMTITGLRRRGFTPASIRDFATRVGVGKAQQLIDMSLLELCIREDLNETAPRAMAVMRPLKVVLENYPEGQTELLEVQNHPQKPEMGTRQVPFMRELYIEADDFMEDPPKGFFRLAPGKEVRLRSAYFIKCEQVIKDAAGNVVELRCSYDPATRGGNAPDGRKVKGTLHWVPGNAPVAEVRLYDRLFSVEAPDTDESKDFTTFLNPASLQTLRDARVEPMLADAAVESRYQFERTGYFYVDPKDSKPGKPVFNRTVTLKDSWTKEQAKGK